Proteins found in one Miscanthus floridulus cultivar M001 chromosome 4, ASM1932011v1, whole genome shotgun sequence genomic segment:
- the LOC136548544 gene encoding uncharacterized protein, with product MRRRMRTRRRRVAFKASTSSKSKGKAKKEESNDDEEASDFDMESMALFVKNFGKFMKKNGYKSTKRRDNFKNKDQVRRCFKCKSKDHIMANCPYNSDNEEDEKKEKKEKKEKASSYVVTWDSDPSLDSDESSDNDKTSKKKTLASIAINNKPSLFNTPSCFMTKSSKVKYDESDGDDCESDDCRSDDDDEYSKEVLMDMMEQAHECLELKRKECKDLCKKCKSLEQAFEELNATHERLMEAHEKLVANDMWSPYVILFLVPWRNSAMETTLSRGNDAARRSIVGSSRPRRRPSLEKKDPLPSLDKKTPAAGKRQLAREGKEQPAEDEVSCGRPGKKPAASRLQTRRRWGQRAAPGAGRHAGQADVSGRTAAGAPARKSALCRELAPGSSRAALAACRRADGSGRVRVGQHSTKETERPVGEKNYVAKSGGPTDVDSV from the exons atgagaagaaggatgaggacaagaagaagaagagtggcattcaaggctagcacatcatccaagagcaagggcaaagcaaagaaagaagaatcaaatgatgatgaagaagctagTGACTTTGACATGGAATCCatggctttatttgtgaagaacTTTggtaagttcatgaagaagaatggCTACAAGTCAACAAAGAGAAGGGACAATTTCAAGAACAAAGATCAAGTGAGAAGATGCTTTaaatgcaagagcaaggatcATATCATGGcgaattgtccatacaatagtgacaatgaagaggatgagaagaaggagaagaaggaaaagaaggagaaggctAGCTCTTATGTTGTGACTTGGGATAGTGATCCTTCTTTAGATAGTGATGAGTCTAGTGATAATGATAAGACATCCAAGAAGAAGACACTTGCAAGTATCGCCATCAATaacaagccttctctcttcaacacaCCATCATGCTTCATGACTAAGTCCtctaaggtaaaatatgatgaaagtgatggtgatgattgtgaaagtgatgattgtaggagtgatgatgatgatgagtactccaaggaggtaCTCATGGACATGATGGAACAAGCTCATGAATGTCTTGAGCTAAAGAGGAAGGAGTGCAAAGACTTGTGCAAGAAATGCAAATCTCTTGAGCAAGCCTTTGaagagctcaatgctactcatgagaggctaatggaagcccatgagaagcttg TAGCCAATGACATGTGGAGCCCATATGTCATCCTCTTCCTCGTGCCATGGAGGAACTCAGCCATGGAGACAACGTTGTCGCGAGGGAACGACGCGGCCAGGAGGAGCATTGTTGGAAGCAGCCGGCCGCGTAGGAGACCGTCGCTGGAGAAGAAGGATCCCCTGCCGTCGCTGGACAAGAAGACCCCGGCCGCTGGGAAGAGGCAGCTGGCTAGGGAGGGGAAGGAGCAGCCGGCCGAGGATGAAGTCAGTTGCGGACGGCCGGGGAAGAAGCCAGCGGCGAGCCGTCTGCAAACCCGCCGCCGCTGGGGCCAGCGAGCCGCGCCGGGGGCAGGCCGCCACGCCGGGCAGGCAGACGTCAGCGGGCGCACGGCAGCGGGCGCACCGGCGAGGAAGTCCGCGCTCTGCCGGGAACTCGCGCCGGGGAGCTCGCGCGCCGCGCTGGCGGCCTGCAGGCGTGCGGACGGCAGCGGGCGCGTGCGGGTCGGACAGCACTCGACGAAGGAAACAGAGAGGCCAGTGGGTGAAAAAAATTATGTAGCCAAGTCTGGTGGCCCAACAGATGTAGACAGTGTTTGA